Genomic window (Vampirovibrionales bacterium):
CTGTTCTTCTTGTCAAATCCCCGCCTCGTCTTTTCCGCAAGCGGGGATTTGGCCTTTGGGCCGTTCCTGCTAGACTGGCCAGACAATGGATAACAGGCAATGTTTTAAATGACCTTTTCTGCGCGAGAGGCGGCTTGGGAGATCCTGGAGCGTTTTGAACGCCGTACGCCCGGGCGGCGTCATCAAACGTTAAAGCTGGACGCCTGTCTGGAGCGCGTTTTCTCTTCGGCGAAAAGCGCCTCATGGCGCTCGGAAGATCGCCGTTTTTGTACAGCGCTGACGTATGGCGTATTGCGGCGCTGGCTTCCCTATGAAGCCCGTTTGCAAGCATTAAGTCAGTTTCCCTGGTCTCGCGTGGCCCCCCCCGTCCGCGCGCTGCTACGGTTAGGACTGTTTCAATTGCTGGATGGCGACGAAATTCCTCCGTACGCTGCTCTGAATGAAACCGTTGAGCAGGCCAGGCGGCGCGGCTTGTCGAAGGCTTCTATTGCCTTTGTCAATGGGATGTTACGCGCCGTCCAGCGCCAACAGGCTGCTGGCGATTGGATTCCGCCATCGTTTGAAGCGGAACCTTCTGCGCATCTGGCGCAGGTATGGAATGTACCTGAATGGCTTGGCGCTCGCTGGCTGCTTCATTACGGCAAAAGCGAAACGCTGGCCATGGCCCGAATGTTGGCCGACCCTCCGCCGCTGTCGTTACGCGTCAACACGCTTCAGACATCACCGAAGGACTTGAAGACTCTATTGATGTCAGCGGGCGTGACGTGCGCCGTATTAGAGGACGATCCGCCCGAATGTCTTACGTTGTCCGGCTTTTATGGGTCGCCTGTAGCATTGCCGGGCTTTGCGGAGGGGGCTTTTTTTGTTCAGGATCGCAACGCGGCGCGCGTGAGCCGCTTTCTTGCGCCTGAGCCGGGCGAAACCGTTGTCGATTTATGCGCGGCGCCGGGCGGTAAAACCACGCATTTGGCGGCGTTGATGGCCAATCGCGGCGTTCTGTGGGCGGTGGAATCGGTCGCCGCCAAAATGGCGCGCCTACAGGAAAACGCCACCCGCTTGGGCGTGACTATTTTACAAACGGCTTGCGAGGATGCGTTGACGTTCTCACTCCCCGATGGGGGCCGAGCCGATCGCGTTTTAATCGATGCGCCCTGTTCTGGACTGGGGACGATTCGTCGTCACCCTGATATCCTGCTACAGCTTACTGAGCGCGATCTGGCGCAGTACGCCGATAAACAGCGAGCGCTACTCGTACACGGTCTGTCGTTGTTACGAGCCGGTGGAGAGGCCGTCTACGCGACCTGTAGCCTGGATGTTACCGAAAATGGCGATGTGGCGCGCGCCGTTTTGAAGGATTGCCCGAATGTATGCCTGTTGGAAGAACGTCAGTGGCCGATTTCGTCGATGGGAGACGGTTTTTATATGGCGCGATTTCGACTCGAGCAGGTACAATAAAGCCTATGTCTGACGCCTCTTACGCCTCCGCCTCCGATGGTTCGCCCTCCTCTTCCGACGTTCTGTTTGACGTGCGCGGTTTAACCAAGCGGTTTGCGATTCTCAAAGGCTCTTTTAACCGTGAAGCTGGCGCTATACAGGCTGTCAGCGGCGTCGATCTGGCGATTCGGGCAGGTGAAACCCTCGGGTTGGTAGGAGAATCCGGCTGTGGTAAATCCACGCTGGGACGCTGCCTTCTGCAGTTGACTCGCCCGTCGGCGGGCCAAACGATTTTTCAGGGCCTTGACCTCGCTCAATTATCTGAGCGCCGCTTGCGCCCGGTGCGCCGCCAGATGCAAATCGTCTTTCAAAATCCCTATTCCAGCCTCAATCCACGCATGCGCATCGGCGATGCGCTGGCAGAACCTTTTCTGATTCACAGAATTTGTCGCGGACGCGCTTTGAGCCACGAGATTACGCGTTTACTAGACCGCGTGGGTCTGCCGAAAGATGCGGCCAATCGCTTCCCCCATGAGTTTTCCGGCGGTCAGCGTCAGCGCGTGGGTATTGCGCGCGCCATTGCCCTTAAGCCCAAGTTTATCGTCGCCGATGAGCCGGTGAGTGCGCTAGATGTCTCTATTCAAGCGCAAATCCTGAATCTGCTGGACGATCTCAAGCGAGACGAAGGGCTGACGATGTTGTTTATCGCCCATAATCTCAGCGTCATCGAATATATTAGCGATCGCGCCGCCGTGATGTACTTGGGTAAGATTGTTGAGATCGCGCCGGCCGGCGAGCTGTATCATCGCCCGTTGCATCCATATACCCAAGCGCTGCTGTCGGCCATTCCGACGCCAGATCCCACTGCCAAACGCGAGGGGCGGCTTTATCTGGAGGGAGACCTGCCCAGTCCCGCCCACCCGCCGGCGGGATGTCGTTTTCATACCCGCTGTCCGTATGTGACCGATATTTGTCGACAGGAAGAGCCCATTGCGCAGTCCCTGATCCCGGATCACCTGGTTTACTGTCATCATGCCGAGGCCTTGCTTGCCGGTCGGCAGCCTGCCAATGACGTTG
Coding sequences:
- a CDS encoding ABC transporter ATP-binding protein, with amino-acid sequence MSDASYASASDGSPSSSDVLFDVRGLTKRFAILKGSFNREAGAIQAVSGVDLAIRAGETLGLVGESGCGKSTLGRCLLQLTRPSAGQTIFQGLDLAQLSERRLRPVRRQMQIVFQNPYSSLNPRMRIGDALAEPFLIHRICRGRALSHEITRLLDRVGLPKDAANRFPHEFSGGQRQRVGIARAIALKPKFIVADEPVSALDVSIQAQILNLLDDLKRDEGLTMLFIAHNLSVIEYISDRAAVMYLGKIVEIAPAGELYHRPLHPYTQALLSAIPTPDPTAKREGRLYLEGDLPSPAHPPAGCRFHTRCPYVTDICRQEEPIAQSLIPDHLVYCHHAEALLAGRQPANDVA
- the rsmB gene encoding 16S rRNA (cytosine(967)-C(5))-methyltransferase RsmB is translated as MTFSAREAAWEILERFERRTPGRRHQTLKLDACLERVFSSAKSASWRSEDRRFCTALTYGVLRRWLPYEARLQALSQFPWSRVAPPVRALLRLGLFQLLDGDEIPPYAALNETVEQARRRGLSKASIAFVNGMLRAVQRQQAAGDWIPPSFEAEPSAHLAQVWNVPEWLGARWLLHYGKSETLAMARMLADPPPLSLRVNTLQTSPKDLKTLLMSAGVTCAVLEDDPPECLTLSGFYGSPVALPGFAEGAFFVQDRNAARVSRFLAPEPGETVVDLCAAPGGKTTHLAALMANRGVLWAVESVAAKMARLQENATRLGVTILQTACEDALTFSLPDGGRADRVLIDAPCSGLGTIRRHPDILLQLTERDLAQYADKQRALLVHGLSLLRAGGEAVYATCSLDVTENGDVARAVLKDCPNVCLLEERQWPISSMGDGFYMARFRLEQVQ